The sequence GCCCTGTCAATTCATCCCCCGGCACCGCCGGGATGCGGATATAATCGGCTTCCGCGAGACGGTGTTTTCTATTTTTTTTCTCAGGTGCGCGCCCATTTAAAAGATTTACCCATCCAGCCGAGCAGCTTCTCCGGCGCATTGGCTTTTTTCCATTCTCCGGCGGCGAATTTGTTCGCCTCGGCGAGTGTCGGATAGACGTGGATGGTACCCAGTATTTTGTTTAAGCCCAGTCCGTGTTTCATGGCCAGCACATATTCGGCGATCACATCGCCTGCATGGACGCCGACAATGGTGACGCCCAGAATTTTATCGGTCTTTTTCCGGGTTAATACCTTAATAAAGCCGCTTTCCTCGGATTCCGCAATGGCCCGGTCCAGTTCCTTTAAATCGTAGCGGGTCATTTGATATTCAATCCCCTTTTCCATGGCCTGGACCTCGTTTAACCCCACCCGGGCCACTTCCGGGTCGGTAAACGTGGTCCACGGGATGACCCGGTAATCGATCTTGAATTTTTTGAATTTGCCGAATAAGGCGTTTACGGCGGCAAACCAGGCCTGGTGGGCCGCTGTATGCGTAAACTGATAGGGCCCGGCCACATCCCCGGCACAGAATATATTGGGGATCCGGGTCCGGAGATATTCATCAACGGCAATGGTTCCGTCCGGATTGAGCGTGACACCTAACTCCTCAAGGCCAAAGCCCCCGGTATTGGCTTTCCGGCCGACGGCCACCAGGATCGCGTCGAACCCCACCCGGACCGTCTGTCCGTCGTGTTCACATAAAAGCGTTTTTTCCCCGTTTTGCACCTCAACCGCCTTTGCCTGGTGATCGGTCAGGACGGCAATGCCTTCGGATTCAAACTGCTCCCGCATGAATTCGGCAACGTTCGGATCCTCCCGGCCCATGATCTGGGCGGCCATCTCCACCTGGGTGACCTGGGAACCAAGACGGGAAAAGGTCTGCGCCATTTCGCATCCGATGGGCCCGCCGCCCAAAACCACCAAACGGGGCGGCAGTTCTGTCAGCTGCCATACCGTATCCGAAGTCAGGTAGTCGACCTGGTCAAGACCCGGAATCGGCGGAACAAACGGCCGGGCGCCGGTGGCCACCACGATGTTCCGGGTGGTGAGGGTTTTTCCGTTAACAGAGACGCGATAGGGCGTCTCGATTCTGGCTTCGCCCGTATAGCAGTCAACGCCCAGCTCTGTGTAGCGCTCCACGGAATCGTGCGGTTCTATTTTTTGAATAATGCCCTTCACCCGATCCATAATACCGGCGAATTCGTAGTCCGCATGGGCGCTCTTCAAGCCGAAATCCCGGGCCCGCCGGGTGTAGTTTATAATTTTGGCGCTTTTGATAAGGGACTTGCTCGGCACACAGCCCGTGTTCAGACAATCCCCGCCCATTTTGTGCTTTTCAATCAACGCCACTTTCGCCTTAACCGTTGCCGCGATATAGGCGGAAACCAACCCGGCCGATCCCCCGCCGATCACCACCATATTATAATCCGCGGATTTCGGCTTCCGGTATGCCGCCATAACGCGCCTCCGTTTAATGAATCCGGTAAATATTTTGGCAATCCAGGGAAACAGGCCCAGCAGCACAAAGGACAGAATCAGATCCGGGGAAAGGATACCGCCGGTGGATTCGATCTGGGCCAGCTGGGTGCCGGCATTGACATAGACAATGGTTCCCGGCAGCATGCCGATCTGGCTGACCCCGTAAAACATCCCGGCCCGAATCGGGGTCAGCGCCATGGCCAGGTTGATCACAAAAAACGGAAAAATCGGAACCAGCCGCAGGGTAAACAGATAGAACATCCCGTCTTTTTCAATGCCCTTGTTGATCGTCTTCAGCTTTTCCTTAAACCGGGCCTGGACATAGTCCTTGAATAAAAAACGGGCCGCCAGGAAGGCCAGGGTGGCGCCAATTGTGCTGGCAAAGGAAACCACGACGGTGCCCGCGAGCAGGCCGAATATGGCGCCGCCGGCCAGCGTCATCACCGCCGCACCCGGCAGCGATAAGGCGGCCATGACAATGTAGACCGCCATATATATACCAATGGTGAGCAGCATGTGGGCTTCGTAAAATTTCATCAATGCCGTCTGCTGGTCCTTTAGGGTCGCCAACGTGAAATAGCGGCCCAGGTCCAGGGTGAAAAACAGGGCGGCAAGCACCAAAATAACAAGGATAATAAGCCATCTGGTCCAGTTTCGTTTTCGGGTATGCAGATTCTCCATGGGGGAAGCGCCTATTTTTGGGTTTTTCAGGTTGATGCCGATTATCCGGATGTCCTCCGAAATATGAAACCGACTGGTTCTCGGCTCAGCCGGCAAAAAATTTATCCGCTTGAAGCAGCTTTAAAGCGTCTTCAAATAGGCAGTAATCGCATCAATCTGCTCTTCGGTCAGTTTATCCTCGAATGAGGGCATCTTTTCATAGGGATCGACGAGCTGGCTGCGCACGTTTTCAGCAGTTGCCGCACGCCCGCTTTCCGGCAGGTTTTCCCGTTCAAAAAGCCCCTTCAGGCCCGGACCGAACTTGGTTTCTTGGCTGTCGGTGAAATGACAGCCCACACAGCCTTTTGACTGAAAAAGTTTGGCGCCTTGATCCGATGGCGTTTCCGCTGTCACCCAGGACCGGAGCCCTGCCAGCACGATGATTGACACGGCAATAACACTTAAGGTACTGAGTGTCGCCTGTTTAAGCTGAACTTTTCGCATAACGGTTTTCTCCTTTAATTAGAATTAATCCAGGAATGAAAAAATCTCGATGCGGATCTGCCGGTGCGCCACGCCCATATTCAACAGCGCATTAACCACACCGGTGACCAGCGGCGGGGGCCCGCAGACGTAGAAGGTTTTGCCGGAAAGATCCGGGCCGCAGTAGCGGGTGATTTTTTCAGCATCAATATGGCCGCGCTCCCCGCTCCAATCCTCTTCCGGGGTGGACAGCACGTGCACTACTTTCAGCCGAGGTGTGCCGCCGGCCTCGATTTCCTCAATCTCCCGGCGGAATGCGATCTGTTCGGTATTCGGGTTGCCGTATAACAGCAGCACGGACCGGTTCTCCTTTTTATCGCGCATGTACCGGAGCATGCTCATCAGCGGCGTAATTCCGATACCGCCGGCCACGAATACCAGATCGGTTTCCCCGGGATGCAGGACATGGGAGAACCGGCCGAACGGCCCCTGCACCGCCGCCTTGTCGCCGGGCCGGGTATCCTTTATGG comes from Desulfobacterales bacterium and encodes:
- the lpdA gene encoding dihydrolipoyl dehydrogenase, which gives rise to MENLHTRKRNWTRWLIILVILVLAALFFTLDLGRYFTLATLKDQQTALMKFYEAHMLLTIGIYMAVYIVMAALSLPGAAVMTLAGGAIFGLLAGTVVVSFASTIGATLAFLAARFLFKDYVQARFKEKLKTINKGIEKDGMFYLFTLRLVPIFPFFVINLAMALTPIRAGMFYGVSQIGMLPGTIVYVNAGTQLAQIESTGGILSPDLILSFVLLGLFPWIAKIFTGFIKRRRVMAAYRKPKSADYNMVVIGGGSAGLVSAYIAATVKAKVALIEKHKMGGDCLNTGCVPSKSLIKSAKIINYTRRARDFGLKSAHADYEFAGIMDRVKGIIQKIEPHDSVERYTELGVDCYTGEARIETPYRVSVNGKTLTTRNIVVATGARPFVPPIPGLDQVDYLTSDTVWQLTELPPRLVVLGGGPIGCEMAQTFSRLGSQVTQVEMAAQIMGREDPNVAEFMREQFESEGIAVLTDHQAKAVEVQNGEKTLLCEHDGQTVRVGFDAILVAVGRKANTGGFGLEELGVTLNPDGTIAVDEYLRTRIPNIFCAGDVAGPYQFTHTAAHQAWFAAVNALFGKFKKFKIDYRVIPWTTFTDPEVARVGLNEVQAMEKGIEYQMTRYDLKELDRAIAESEESGFIKVLTRKKTDKILGVTIVGVHAGDVIAEYVLAMKHGLGLNKILGTIHVYPTLAEANKFAAGEWKKANAPEKLLGWMGKSFKWART
- a CDS encoding cytochrome c is translated as MRKVQLKQATLSTLSVIAVSIIVLAGLRSWVTAETPSDQGAKLFQSKGCVGCHFTDSQETKFGPGLKGLFERENLPESGRAATAENVRSQLVDPYEKMPSFEDKLTEEQIDAITAYLKTL